The following coding sequences lie in one Fusarium poae strain DAOMC 252244 chromosome 1, whole genome shotgun sequence genomic window:
- a CDS encoding hypothetical protein (BUSCO:48241at5125), whose amino-acid sequence MATLNLEDDELKALEQTLSKVAQLSSSVQSFRQDLLKSNPLPPPKSIQASAKILQKNLRSLLESTNENADLFNRMAIHPSTNYPGRVHENVLLQLLRKKLEPDIEELVSQGLETSRLATPAGLESLENIWKELRAWLSDRIGYFAANENNDPYTAEERANGTENVRTGLRKGIEDDDDDDEDDEEEEEEEEQPAAAPVQVRGPEPETLLWFAARGDFEVPRNVEYERKEDTFKGIYVYKGLQGVGIPSTIQPPPQMQQDSASL is encoded by the exons ATGGCCACCCTCAACCTGGAAGACGACGAGCTCAAGGCTCTTGAACAGACACTGAGTAAGGTAGCACAGCTATCCAGTAGTGTCCAGAGCTTCAGACAAGATCTTCTCAAGAGTAACCCCCTACCACCGCC AAAATCAATCCAAGCGTCGGCAAAAATTCTACAGAAGAACCTCAGATCCCTTCTCGAGAGCACAAACGAAAATGCAGACCTCTTCAACCGTATGGCCATTCATCCTTCGACGAACTATCCTGGCCGCGTCCACGAAAAcgtcctcctccagctcctccgCAAGAAGCTCGAACCCGACATCGAGGAACTCGTCAGCCAAGGTCTCGAAACATCTCGTCTCGCCACACCAGCTGGTCTGGAATCTTTAGAAAACATATGGAAGGAACTGCGGGCCTGGCTTTCAGACCGGATCGGTTATTTTGCTGCCAACGAGAATAATGATCCGTATACAGCGGAGGAGCGCGCAAACGGAACCGAGAACGTGCGCACTGGTCTACGGAAAGGGAtcgaggacgatgatgatgatgatgaggatgacgaagaagaggaagaggaagaggaacaGCCAGCTGCGGCCCCAGTGCAAGTCAGAGGACCCGAGCCAGAGACATTGCTCTGGTTTGCGGCAAGAGGAGACTTTGAGGTTCCGCGCAATGTCGAGTATGAACGCAAGGAAGATACCTTTAAGGGCATCTACGTCTACAAGGGACTTCAAGGTGTTGGCATACCATCTACCATTCAGCCGCCACCGCAGATGCAGCAGGACTCTGCTTCTTTATAA
- a CDS encoding hypothetical protein (BUSCO:13711at5125), which yields MAPDLNSLPTSHGETSTTPAPQLVSETDRPNILFIMADQLAAPQLKMYNPDSQIKTPNLDRLASTSVQFDSAYCPSPLCAPSRMSLISGQLPMKIGAYDNAAQIGSDVPTYAHYLRSKGYHTSLAGKMHFIGDQLHGYEQRLTSDIYPGDFGWAVNWDEPDTRLEWYHNASSILQAGPCGRSNQLDYDEEVMFKSTQYLWDHVREGPNKRPFALTVSLTHPHDPYTITKKYWNLYEDVDIKLPEVKMNKEDLDAHSKRLLKVCDLWDQDFTEEQIKRAKRAYYGSVSYVDDCIGRLLETLEDAGLAENTIVIFSGDHGDMLGERGLWYKMSYFESSVRVPMLINYPKRFTPHRVTQNVSTLDLLPTICDLVGTKPSPYLPMDGISMLPHLEGREGHDTVIAEYTGEGTIRPMMMIRRGAWKYITCPADEPQLYNLTRDPKELDNLARFRKIAPQTAEEEEAKEVFHKFEAEAHARWDFDTITEKVLLSQRTRRVVWDALKEGEFTSWDHNPDDDGRKKYIRSYMDLDDLERRARFPIVDAHGYESKAVSHVRSG from the exons ATGGCTCCTGACCTCAACTCTCTCCCCACCTCCCATGGGGAGACCTCTACTACTCCTGCTCCTCAGCTCGTTTCAGAGACGGACAGACCaaacatcctcttcatcatggccgaTCAATTGGCTGCCCCTCAACTCAAGATGTACAACCCTGACTCCCAGATCAAGACACCAAACCTCGACCGTCTTGCCTCAACCTCAGTCCAGTTTGACTCTGCCTACTGCCCCTCACCTCTTTGTGCCCCTTCACGCATGAGTCTGATCAGTGGCCAACTTCCCATGAAGATCGGTGCTTATGACAATGCTGCCCAGATTGGATCTGATGTGCCAACCTACGCTCATTACCTTCGCTCCAAGGGCTACCATACCTCTCTTGCTGGCAAGATGCACTTCATCGGCGATCAACTCCACGGGTACGAGCAACGACTTACTAGCGACATTTATCCTGGTGACTTTGGCTGGGCTGTGAACTGGGATGAGCCTGACACCCGTCTTGAGTGGTACCACAATGCTAGCTCTATCCTTCAGGCCGGTCCCTGTGGACGAAGCAACCAGTTGGACTACGATGAGGAGGTCATGTTCAAGAGCACTCAGTATCTTTGGGACCACGTCCGGGAGGGCCCCAACAAGCGCCCCTTCGCTCTTACTGTTTCACTCACTCACCCCCACGACCCCTACACCATTACGAAGAAGTACTGGAACTTATACGAGGATGTCGATATCAAACTACCCGAAGTCAAGATGAATAAGGAAGATCTTGATGCTCATAGCAAGCGACTTCTCAAGGTCTGTGACCTTTGGGACCAAGACTTTACAGAGGAACAGATCAAGCGGGCGAAACGAGCATACTATGGCTCAGTCAGCTATGTAGACGACTGTATTGGACGTCTTCTCGAGACACTTGAGGATGCCGGCCTGGCTGAAAACACGATTGTCATCTTCAGCGGTGACCATGGTGACATGCTGGGTGAGCGCGGACTTTGGTACAAGATGAGCTACTTTGAGTCGTCCGTCCGTGTCCCCATGTTGATCAACTATCCCAAGCGATTCACTCCTCACCGTGTTACTCAAAATGTTTCGACTCTTGACCTGCTTCCTACCATCTGCGATTTGGTCGGAACTAAGCCATCCCCTTACCTCCCGATGGACGGAATCAGTATGCTGCCTCACCTCGAAGGCCGAGAGGGTCACGACACTGTCATTGCCGAATACACTGGTGAGGGCACTATTCGCccaatgatgatgattcgACGAGGCGCCTGGAAATACATCACTTGCCCAGCTGACGAGCCTCAACTCTACAATCTCACCCGTGACCCTAAGGAGTTGGACAATCTTGCCCGGTTCAGAAAGATTGCACCTCAGAcagccgaggaggaggaggccaaggaggtTTTCCATAAGTTTGAGGCCGAAGCACACGCTCGGTGGGACTTTGATACCATTACAGAAAAAGTGTTGCTCTCTCAGCGTACACGTCGGGTCGTGTGGGATGCGCTGAAGGAGGGCGAGTTTACAAGCTGGGACCACAACCCCGATGACGATGGCAGGAAGAA GTATATCCGCTCATACATGGATCTCGACGATCTTGAGCGCCGAGCTCGCTTCCCAATCGTCGATGCTCACGGATATGAGAGTAAGGCCGTATCACACGTCCGTAGCGGCTGA